The segment GCACCGAGGACGGGCAAGAGGAATCCGTAAAGCGGCGGGAAGAATTAGTCGAGAGGGTGCGGGAAGCCAATCGGCTCAGTGTGAACCGGCCGCGCTGAAAGCGGAGCGGTAACGGCGTGGATCCACTTCACGGCCTCGTCCGGATTCGCTGCCATCGGCACCCCGTCGGGCACCGGTGGGCGCCCTACGACCACCACCGGGATCCCGGCCTCCCGGGCCGCCGTCAGCTTGGCGGCGGTGGCGGCGGCGCCGCTGTCCTTCGTCACGAGGACGTCGATGCGGTGGGCCCGGAGGAGTGCGCGCTCGCCTTCCACCGTGAAGGGGCCACGGTCGAGCAGCACCTCCATACGGGGCGGGTGCGGGGGTTCGGGGGCGTCGACGGAGCGGACCAGGAACCAGGGGTCGGTGAGGTGGGCGAAGTGGGCGAGGCCCATGCGGCCGGTGGTGAGGAAGATGCGGCTGCCGAGGCCCGGGAGCGCGGCGGCGGCCTCGTCCAGGGAGGTGACCTGGTGCCAGTCGTCGCCGGGTACCGGCACCCAGCCGGGCCGGCGGAGGGCCAGCAGGGGAACATGGGCAGTGGCGGCGGCCCGGGCCGCGCTGAAACTGATCGTGCCGGCGAAAGGATGGGTGGCG is part of the Streptomyces platensis genome and harbors:
- a CDS encoding cobalt-precorrin-6A reductase, whose product is MPDAARPPRHVLILGGTTEARRLAATLAPEPALRVTTSLAGRVAAPRLPDGEVRIGGFGGPEGLTRWLREHAVDALIDATHPFAGTISFSAARAAATAHVPLLALRRPGWVPVPGDDWHQVTSLDEAAAALPGLGSRIFLTTGRMGLAHFAHLTDPWFLVRSVDAPEPPHPPRMEVLLDRGPFTVEGERALLRAHRIDVLVTKDSGAAATAAKLTAAREAGIPVVVVGRPPVPDGVPMAANPDEAVKWIHAVTAPLSARPVHTEPIGFPHPLD